From Saccharothrix espanaensis DSM 44229, the proteins below share one genomic window:
- a CDS encoding LLM class flavin-dependent oxidoreductase, which produces MSVVLHWFLPTSGDGRTVVERFHANRSLGGPALRDPDIDYLEQVAVAAERNGFEGVLTPTGTWCEDAWLATAALISRTARLKFLVAFRPGAISPTLAAQMAATYQRISRGRLLLNVVTGGDAVEQQRFGDWLDHDQRYARTDEFLHVVRAVWSGQPVDFAGEHFQVVGATLSVPPDPVPPIYFGGSSEAALPVAARRADVYLTWGEPPASVAEKIGRVRALAGDRPIRFGIRLHTISRDTSAEAWREAEKLLEALDPVQVQRAQEQLRASQSVGQQRMVALHGGDLSKGVRGLEIHPGLWAGIGLVRGGAGTALVGSHAEVADLIEEYHALGVDEFVLSGYPHLEEAYWFGEGVRPELARRGLLRVEEAAPREVVLTPTS; this is translated from the coding sequence ATGAGCGTGGTGCTGCACTGGTTCCTGCCCACCTCGGGCGACGGGCGGACGGTCGTGGAGCGCTTCCACGCGAACCGCTCCCTGGGCGGGCCCGCGCTGCGCGACCCCGACATCGACTACCTGGAGCAGGTCGCGGTCGCGGCCGAGCGCAACGGGTTCGAGGGCGTGCTGACGCCGACCGGGACGTGGTGCGAGGACGCCTGGCTGGCGACCGCGGCGCTGATCTCGCGCACGGCCCGGCTGAAGTTCCTGGTGGCGTTCCGGCCGGGGGCGATCTCGCCCACGCTGGCCGCCCAGATGGCCGCCACCTACCAGCGGATCTCGCGCGGGCGGCTGCTGCTCAACGTGGTGACCGGCGGCGACGCGGTCGAGCAGCAGCGGTTCGGCGACTGGCTGGACCACGACCAGCGGTACGCGCGGACCGACGAGTTCCTGCACGTCGTGCGGGCGGTGTGGTCCGGGCAGCCGGTCGACTTCGCCGGCGAGCACTTCCAGGTGGTCGGCGCGACGCTGTCGGTGCCGCCGGACCCGGTGCCGCCGATCTACTTCGGCGGGTCGTCGGAGGCGGCGCTGCCGGTCGCGGCCCGGCGGGCCGACGTGTACCTGACGTGGGGCGAACCGCCGGCGTCGGTGGCCGAGAAGATCGGCCGGGTGCGGGCGCTGGCGGGCGACCGGCCGATCCGGTTCGGGATCCGGCTGCACACCATCTCGCGCGACACGTCGGCGGAGGCGTGGCGTGAGGCGGAGAAGTTGTTGGAGGCGTTGGACCCCGTGCAGGTGCAGCGGGCGCAGGAGCAGTTGCGGGCCAGCCAGTCCGTGGGGCAGCAGCGGATGGTCGCGCTGCACGGCGGTGACCTGTCGAAGGGCGTGCGCGGGCTGGAGATCCACCCCGGGCTGTGGGCCGGCATCGGCTTGGTGCGCGGCGGCGCGGGGACGGCGCTGGTCGGCAGCCACGCGGAGGTGGCGGACCTGATCGAGGAGTACCACGCGCTGGGCGTCGACGAGTTCGTGCTGTCCGGGTACCCGCACCTGGAGGAGGCGTACTGGTTCGGGGAGGGCGTGCGGCCGGAACTGGCCCGGCGCGGCCTGCTCCGGGTGGAGGAGGCCGCGCCGAGGGAGGTCGTGCTCACGCCGACCAGTTGA
- a CDS encoding ABC transporter substrate-binding protein translates to MGDQKGNSKTLLTAAGLLADFPHEIEWSTFTSGPPLLEAASAGAIDIGGVGNTPPIFAAAANAKIAIVYSAKGNVESDAILVPEDSPLKDVKDLRGRNIAVSKGSSAHGQVLTTLGAAGLTTKDVTLNFLQPSDAYAAFQQKRVDAWAVWDPYTSQALLEASARVLADGAGSVGGAGSVAGDVAGGVAGGVAGGVATANGYTFQVAGRAALDDEGKSAAIKEFLKRIGKAQRWADEHREEWAKAWAAETGLKPEVARAAVNRGADLPVKLDDAVIASEQGLADAFTADGTLPGKVDFRKFVDGRFQGELS, encoded by the coding sequence GTGGGGGACCAGAAGGGCAACTCCAAGACGTTGTTGACGGCGGCGGGGTTGCTGGCCGACTTCCCGCACGAGATCGAGTGGTCCACGTTCACCTCCGGGCCGCCGTTGCTGGAGGCGGCCTCGGCGGGCGCGATCGACATCGGCGGGGTCGGCAACACGCCGCCGATCTTCGCCGCGGCGGCCAACGCCAAGATCGCGATCGTCTACTCCGCCAAGGGGAACGTCGAGAGCGACGCGATCCTGGTGCCGGAGGACTCGCCGCTCAAGGACGTGAAAGACCTGCGGGGCAGGAACATCGCGGTGTCGAAGGGCAGTTCGGCGCACGGGCAGGTGCTCACGACGTTGGGTGCGGCCGGGTTGACGACCAAGGACGTGACGCTGAACTTCCTCCAGCCGTCGGACGCGTACGCGGCGTTCCAGCAGAAGCGGGTCGACGCATGGGCGGTCTGGGACCCCTATACGTCGCAGGCGTTGTTGGAGGCTTCGGCGCGGGTGCTGGCGGACGGTGCCGGGTCGGTGGGTGGAGCTGGGTCTGTGGCTGGTGATGTAGCTGGTGGGGTGGCTGGAGGTGTGGCTGGAGGTGTGGCGACGGCCAACGGGTACACGTTCCAGGTGGCCGGCAGGGCGGCGTTGGACGACGAGGGGAAGAGTGCCGCGATCAAGGAGTTCCTCAAGCGGATCGGCAAGGCCCAGCGGTGGGCCGACGAGCACCGCGAGGAGTGGGCGAAGGCGTGGGCGGCCGAAACCGGGCTGAAGCCCGAGGTCGCGCGCGCCGCCGTGAACCGGGGCGCGGACCTGCCGGTGAAGCTGGACGACGCGGTGATCGCGTCCGAGCAGGGGCTGGCCGACGCGTTCACGGCGGACGGGACGCTGCCGGGCAAGGTCGATTTCCGGAAGTTCGTGGACGGTCGATTCCAAGGAGAGCTGTCATGA
- a CDS encoding ABC transporter ATP-binding protein, with protein MAGEVSIRGLVKEFGSRRVLDGLDLEVGAGEFVALLGRSGCGKSTLLRILAGLDAEVEGSVTVPQRVSVAFQQPRLLPWRRVWRNIVLGLRDVDGRAVDGRAVAAKALAEVRLEAHADAWPLTLSGGEAQRVSLARALVREPDLLLLDEPFGALDALTRLAMHRLVEQLWREHRPSVLFVTHDVDEALLLADRVVVLESGRIVAEHRVGLPRPRRRASFVDLRAEVLADLGVDDVEAA; from the coding sequence GTGGCGGGCGAGGTGAGCATCCGGGGCCTGGTCAAGGAGTTCGGGTCCCGCCGGGTCCTCGACGGGCTGGACCTGGAGGTCGGCGCTGGCGAGTTCGTGGCCCTGCTCGGCCGGTCCGGCTGTGGCAAGTCGACCCTGCTGCGGATCCTGGCCGGGCTGGACGCGGAGGTCGAGGGCTCGGTCACGGTGCCGCAACGGGTCTCGGTGGCGTTCCAGCAGCCCCGGCTGCTGCCGTGGCGGCGGGTCTGGCGCAACATCGTGCTGGGCCTGCGGGACGTCGACGGGCGCGCGGTCGACGGCCGCGCGGTGGCGGCGAAGGCGCTGGCCGAGGTGCGGCTCGAAGCGCACGCCGACGCGTGGCCGTTGACGCTGTCCGGCGGCGAGGCGCAACGGGTGTCGCTGGCGCGGGCGCTGGTCCGCGAACCGGACCTGCTGCTGCTGGATGAGCCGTTCGGCGCGCTGGACGCGTTGACCCGGCTGGCGATGCACCGGCTGGTGGAGCAGCTCTGGCGCGAGCACCGGCCGTCGGTGCTGTTCGTGACGCACGACGTGGACGAGGCGCTGCTGCTGGCCGACCGGGTCGTGGTGCTGGAATCGGGGCGGATCGTCGCGGAGCACCGGGTGGGACTGCCCCGGCCGCGCCGGCGCGCGTCCTTTGTGGACCTTCGGGCGGAAGTGCTGGCGGACTTGGGGGTGGACGATGTCGAAGCCGCGTAG
- a CDS encoding ABC transporter permease → MSISTAGVVARPESGTASRTPAKNNRKWPDLARWISPLGLVLLWQAASGTGVLPPDKLASPLTVLGSGYALVLDGSLVDAFLVSLGRVAVGFVLGALLGGALGLAAGLSRWGDRLVDPPVQMLRTLPHLGLIPLFILWFGIGEEPKLALVAAGVAFPLYLNLHAGIRQTDPALLEAARVLGFSRFERVVHVVLPSAVPQTLVGLRISLGTAWLSLIVGEQVNADAGIGFLINNAREFLRTDVVVVGLVVYALLGLTTDALVRGLERRVLRWRAR, encoded by the coding sequence GTGTCGATTTCCACCGCGGGTGTTGTCGCGCGCCCAGAATCCGGCACTGCTTCGCGCACACCCGCCAAGAACAACCGGAAGTGGCCCGACCTGGCCCGCTGGATCAGCCCGCTGGGCCTGGTCCTGCTGTGGCAGGCGGCGAGCGGCACCGGCGTGCTGCCGCCGGACAAGCTCGCTTCACCGCTGACCGTCCTCGGGTCCGGGTACGCGCTGGTGCTGGACGGCTCGCTGGTCGACGCGTTCCTGGTGTCGCTCGGCCGGGTCGCGGTCGGCTTCGTCCTCGGCGCGCTGCTCGGCGGCGCGCTCGGCCTCGCGGCCGGGCTGTCCCGGTGGGGCGACCGGCTGGTCGACCCGCCGGTGCAGATGCTGCGCACGTTGCCGCACCTCGGGTTGATCCCGCTGTTCATCCTCTGGTTCGGCATCGGCGAGGAGCCCAAGCTGGCGCTGGTCGCGGCGGGCGTGGCGTTTCCGCTCTACCTGAACCTGCACGCGGGCATCCGGCAGACCGACCCGGCGCTGCTGGAAGCCGCACGGGTGCTGGGCTTCTCGCGGTTCGAACGGGTCGTGCACGTCGTGCTGCCGTCCGCGGTGCCGCAAACCCTGGTGGGACTGCGGATCTCGCTCGGCACCGCGTGGCTGTCGCTGATCGTGGGCGAGCAGGTCAACGCGGACGCGGGCATCGGCTTCCTGATCAACAACGCCCGGGAGTTCCTGCGCACGGACGTCGTCGTCGTGGGCCTGGTGGTGTACGCGCTGCTCGGCCTGACCACGGACGCCCTGGTGCGCGGCTTGGAGAGGAGGGTGCTGCGGTGGCGGGCGAGGTGA
- a CDS encoding putative leader peptide yields MSGRAFLVTRLHVDLRRQASAICRAR; encoded by the coding sequence ATGAGTGGGCGGGCATTCCTGGTGACCCGCCTGCACGTCGATCTCCGGCGGCAGGCGAGCGCGATCTGTCGCGCGCGCTGA